The Lucilia cuprina isolate Lc7/37 chromosome 5, ASM2204524v1, whole genome shotgun sequence genome includes a window with the following:
- the LOC111689771 gene encoding U3 small nucleolar RNA-associated protein 4 homolog, with translation MKMKKSKQSVDKPAGRTQIHNVRFYNLSPRSIQTMAFNKIWRKLALSRNDGSIEIWDMANAPCLERTITKTPGNSVEGLAWCGDRLFSAGLSGELVEWNLQTLKPRYKQHVTGNAIWCLDVNRAGTEIAIGTEEGYINIFDISDNQFQYKSLFDKQEGRVLCCRFDATGDFLVTGSMGAIRIWNKRTGHAINKMTLTAKQNKANPQETIIWSIQVLADFTIISGDSRGYISIWDGKNATQIESHQAMKADVLAVAVDEEENKLFCAGIEPTIRIYSKTRIQRDDMIYNRWVKFLQRRVHDHDVKALLCVQDNIYSGGVDGYLGVSSASKTQSKIVKYGPFLQQPCATVAPEKRLLLLRYTNYLEIWRMGSSLGQQELMYGNQEDDNKTKTKFLSLDTVPEKLLELKSKNEESIVCAALSPNGRWLCYSTQKEIRLFQFTPGTSTQATQLIRVKDLPEQFAPASHVTFIADSMRLIIVNRETKQILIFSIIMPTDTDLNYSSCPPLDFVECIDTSKHIKDSIKLFSVSLCGSYIVAASADRTIAVWSVYQGKHFKHLLNLPRYTAATTALAIHAEQPRVVAAFADGKIFEYDMEEMCFTCSGYDRFVSNSEDFCITNIVLDARNPNIFVMQNDAKMYVLEKCRQQDKLDEALMENSNKKSLKKSKIEKSDDIQVADLKLKMEKTFEHLISLCWLTPDELVAVSVNPLTLLDQLPNPFKEKLFRTM, from the exons atgaaaatgaaaaaatctaaacaatcCGTGGATAAACCCGCGGGTCGCACACAGATACATAATGTGCGTTTTTACAATTTATCTCCACGCTCCATACAAACCAtggcttttaataaaatatggaGGAAACTAGCCTTGTCAAG aaatgatGGCTCCATTGAAATATGGGATATGGCCAATGCTCCCTGCCTAGAACGCACCATCACCAAAACTCCCGGCAATTCAGTGGAGGGTTTAGCCTGGTGTGGCGACAGGTTATTCAGTGCTGGTCTTAGTGGTGAGTTGGTGGAATGGAATTTACAAACCTTAAAGCCTCGTTACAAGCAACATGTCACTGGTAATGCCATTTGGTGTTTGGATGTAAATCGTGCCGGCACAGAAATTGCCATAGGCACTGAGGAGGgttatatcaatatttttgatatttccgACAATCAATTCCAATATAAAAGTCTCTTCGACAAACAGGAAGGTAGAGTACTCTGCTGTCGTTTTGATGCCACAGGAGATTTCCTTGTTACCGGCTCGATGGGTGCCATACGTATTTGGAATAAACGTACGGGTCATGCTATAAATAAAATGACCCTCACCGCCAAACAAAACAAAGCTAATCCTCAAGAAACCATAATCTGGTCAATACAAGTGCTTGCGGATTTCACTATAATATCGGGTGATTCGCGTGGTTACATTTCCATTTGGGATGGTAAAAATGCTACACAAATTGAATCGCATCAGGCTATGAAGGCGGATGTTTTGGCTGTTGCCGTCGATGAggaagaaaataaattgttttgtgcCGGCATAGAGCCCACCATCAGGATTTACTCTAAGACACGTATACAACGTGATGACATGATCTATAATAGATGGGTGAAATTTTTACAACGTCGTGTTCATGATCACGATGTTAAGGCTTTATTGTGTGTGCAGGATAATATCTATTCGGGTGGTGTTGATGGTTATTTGGGTGTATCGTCGGCTAGTAAGACTCAAtcgaaaattgttaaatatggACCATTTTTACAG CAACCTTGTGCCACTGTCGCCCCTGAAAAGCGTCTTTTACTGCTACGTTATACAAACTATTTGGAAATCTGGCGTATGGGCTCCTCTTTAGGACAACAGGAATTAATGTATGGCAATCAAGAAGatgacaataaaacaaaaacaaaatttctttcacTCGATACAGTACCTGAAAAGTTGctagaattaaaaagtaaaaatgaagAATCCATCGTTTGTGCAGCTTTGTCACCCAACGGACGTTGGTTGTGTTATTCAACACAAAAGGAAATACGTTTGTTTCAATTTACACCGGGCACTTCCACACAGGCCACACAATTAATACGTGTTAAAGATTTACCTGAACAATTTGCTCCCGCTTCACATGTCACTTTTATAGCAGATTCTATGCGTTTGATAATTGTTAATCGTGAAACTAAACAGATTTTGATATTTTCCATAATAATGCCCACAGATACTGACTTAAATTACAGTTCCTGTCCACCTTTGGACTTTGTAGAATGCATTGATACCAGTAAACATATTAAGGACAGTATTAAATTGTTCTCTGTGTCATTATGTGGTTCCTATATAGTAGCAGCCAGTGCCGATCGCACTATTGCCGTTTGGTCTGTTTACCAGGGAAAACACTTTAAACATCTACTCAATCTGCCACGTTATACAGCAGCCACTACAGCCTTAGCCATACATGCAGAACAACCCCGTGTTGTGGCCGCCTTTGCTGAtggtaaaatatttgaatatgacATGGAAGAAATGTGTTTCACCTGTTCGGGCTATGATCGTTTTGTCTCGAATTCCGAAGACTTTTGTATTACCAATATAGTTTTAGATGCACGCAATCCGAATATATTTGTCATGCAAAACGATGCTAAAATGTATGTGTTGGAAAAGTGTAGGCAACAAGATAAACTGGATGAGGCCTTAatggaaaattcaaataaaaaatctttaaaaaaatcaaaaattgaaaaatccgATGATATACAAGTGGCtgatttgaaattgaaaatggaAAAGACATTTGag CATTTAATCAGTTTATGCTGGTTAACTCCCGATGAACTAGTGGCGGTCAGCGTGAATCCCTTAACATTATTAGATCAATTACCAAATCCAttcaaagaaaaactatttagaaCCATGTAA